The Agromyces sp. LHK192 genome includes a window with the following:
- a CDS encoding ABC transporter ATP-binding protein, whose translation MIEFRGVGKQFPDGTVAVEHVDLVVAPHTTTVLVGSSGSGKTTLLRMVNRMVDPSKGQVLIDGEDVASVDAVQLRRSIGYVMQNAGLLPHRRVVENIATVPILRGESKRDAQARALELMDTVGLDRSLARKYPSQLSGGQQQRVGVARGLAVDPNILLMDEPFGAVDPIVRTELQDELLRLQRELGKTVLFVTHDIEEAFRLGDRVAILRSGGRIVQEGTPAEILAAPADEFVAGFIGADRAQRTLQIQEVDGRRIVVDAAGRPAGVLER comes from the coding sequence ATGATCGAGTTCCGCGGCGTCGGCAAGCAGTTCCCTGACGGCACGGTCGCCGTCGAGCACGTCGACCTCGTGGTCGCGCCGCACACGACGACCGTCCTCGTCGGTTCGTCGGGCTCGGGCAAGACGACGCTGCTGCGAATGGTGAACCGCATGGTCGATCCGTCGAAGGGCCAGGTGCTGATCGACGGCGAGGATGTGGCCTCGGTCGATGCCGTGCAGTTGCGCCGATCGATCGGATACGTGATGCAGAACGCCGGCCTCCTGCCGCACCGTCGGGTGGTCGAGAACATCGCGACCGTGCCGATACTGCGGGGGGAGTCCAAGCGGGATGCCCAGGCCCGGGCGCTCGAGCTCATGGACACCGTCGGGCTCGACCGATCGCTGGCACGCAAGTACCCGTCCCAGCTCTCCGGCGGGCAGCAGCAGCGGGTCGGCGTCGCCCGCGGACTCGCGGTCGACCCGAACATCCTCCTGATGGACGAACCGTTCGGGGCCGTCGATCCGATCGTGCGGACCGAGCTCCAGGACGAGCTGCTGCGCCTGCAGCGCGAGCTCGGCAAGACGGTGCTGTTCGTGACCCACGACATCGAGGAGGCGTTCCGACTCGGCGACCGCGTCGCGATCCTGCGATCCGGCGGAAGGATCGTCCAGGAGGGGACGCCGGCGGAGATCCTCGCGGCCCCCGCCGACGAGTTCGTCGCCGGGTTCATCGGCGCGGACCGCGCCCAGCGGACGTTGCAGATCCAGGAGGTCGACGGTCGCCGCATCGTGGTCGATGCGGCCGGCCGGCCGGCCGGGGTGCTCGAACGGTGA